One Perca flavescens isolate YP-PL-M2 chromosome 16, PFLA_1.0, whole genome shotgun sequence genomic window, TTGTAGTGAAAACCCTTTTGAAATATTTACCAATATATTCAACTGCATGTCTGAAGTCATATTATAAAGTGACAACAACATGATTCTGTAATAGCAACTTATTTTGTAATAAGTCTTCAGTTATAAATGTTAGTAAATCATCAGCAAGGGTTCattgttttctcactttttacCAATTCATCAAGATAATTTGTTACACTAACTAATTAACCCCGTTTTGCATTTATAAAtagaatatatatttaataaattgTTTATAACACATTACAATGTGGTTGTATAAGGACagtgtttttattagttatCATTCTCAACAATTATACCATCTTCTATGAACATATTTTACACTACTACaactcttatttttttattaatgatttGTTTATACACAAGTATCCAGTTGTGGATGCTTAAAGGGAGTTACAGTTATACTTAGAGCCGCTTACAATTAGATACTACTCTTTTGGCTTGTTGCTGATCTTTGAAACATTAATAAATGACTCAATAACCATTTATAAAGCTATAAGTTACAGTGAACTTGCAAGATGACTTACCTGCAATGAAACAGGGCACCTCTCTGGCGTTCGTGTTGTTGGTGATTTTTCTGCGAGTGGCACACATGTTCACCTGGAGAGGGTTAAAGGGCAGCAGCTCACGGTTGTTGTCTCTGAACTCTGTATTGACGCGCAGCAGGCCGGCATCACTCTCGAGGTCGCGAAGAAACAGGGAGAGCTTCTCATCAGAGCCGTACACCTGGCCAAGATCCAGGAAGGCTGTCAGGGCGTTGATTTGCTCTCTCTTGTTGGGTTCTCCGCCAAAATTGTAGGCCGAGTATCCCGTTCCGCAAGCAGGGGCGGATCTGAACGCAGGGATGCAGCTGTTTGGGCCGGAGGGCAAGCGGGGGTCGCCAGGAGGAATCTGTTTGTAAGAAAGACGCCAAAAGTTATGGAGAGAATCTTTTAGTGAAAATAACATTTCAATGTTTGGGTCTGAGCTTTCACACCAACCTGGATGGGGACGCATGGCTCAGAATTCTCACAGCTCTCGTCACAGTTGAGCCCGTTGCTGAAGGAGCGGATGCTGGGGGAGAAGGGTGTGAAGGTGAGATCGTGGTCGTTCCACTGCCCAAACAGGGTCACCATGTGAGTGTATTCTGTGTCGTTAACCACGCCTGCGTCTGTTGTGCTCAGGATGTTGTTGGACACCTGTCGCACCTGAGAGTAGAGGAGAATTGTTTAGTTTCAATTTTAAATCAGCATTTACATATGTTAATCAAAGCAAGTGTCTGGGATTTCAATGTTGTACCAGTGGGAGCAAGAAGTTGTTGATTTTTCGGTTTCGGTTAAAGCCTTTCGGTTGGGAGATGCCATCGTCATATTCGGCAGGTAGCCAGCGGGCAAAGGGGGTGTTGGAGGCCCCGAGGCGAGGGTTTTTTCTAAAACCAAACAAGAGATGTCCGTGTTTAGAAACACTGCTTGAGAAATCCCAGGGAAGTGTACACATCTTCTGCGGTGTATAGCCTAAAATCTTTAGGTGTATTTCACAAGCATTTCCTCTGAATGTAACCCTCAATCTCACAGATCCAAAAAGTTTTCATTAATTCAACACAGACTGCTTTATGCAAAGAAACCATACAATTGCTTTTCACCTACATTTATGTGCTAAACTGTTATTCTGGAAAGTTGATAAACTTTTAACATTTGTAATGTTAAAAGGTGCCTGCTTAAGATAAGTTGTTTAAGAAAAGGACTCAAATATGGGGTTTGATGTtgtattataaaaatgtttgcatgtaaaagtttaaatgttttctatGTCCAAGATGGTATTACAGAAGTCAAAATACAGAAGAAAATGGctacatacattttaaaaagggagaATTTAAAACATCATTTTCTCACACAAATATTTCTCTTACATGTTGTTGCAGACGCTGGTGGCTGTGCGATACTTATTAAGGTTTGGTGTGCTCGGGCATGACGGAAGAATGACTTGAGCTTCACATCCAGATATTTTGGAAAGCTTAAGTAGATCCTCTCTAGTGAGCAAATCTGAGAAATGTAAAAGACATAATTCATAGATtaccaaagtgtgtgtgtgtgtgtgtgtgtgtgtgtgtgtgtgtgtgtgtgtgtgtgtgtgtgtgtgtgtgaatgtcaaCTTTTTATGTCTAGTCCTTAATTACAGCTATGAAGTGTATAACTATGCCCACATTACAAAACAGTAAACGTCAGACCATCAACCATGACCAGGAAAAGTTGTgagcactgtgtgtgtctgaatgtgttgTCTTTGTTTGGGTGCTGCATGTCTGACCTGTTGCGTTGAGTGACCGTTTGTGCACGTGATGCACCCTCTCGTGCAGCAGACGGAGGGTCTGTGCCATGTAGTCTGCAGATCTCACAGCTGAGCGTGTGTCACCACGAGGCTGCTTCAGGAGACGAAGAGCATCGTGAGGACGCACCACCTCCCTGCGGACTCGTCTCAGACtcctggaagaaaaaaaaagtcacacagTCGAACAATGGAGTACAATTTGGGTACTTTTTCCTACAATTACTGAGCTACAGAGTACCTGTAATGAATGGCTTGCATGCCAAAAAAATAGCATTTCAGTGTGCATTGATGCTGAATAATTTGAAAGATAATCTATTTAACCCTGTGAGATGAAATAACCCATAAAATGAACTCACTCTTCTCTGGAGTACTTGTACGCATCATCCACAAGTTTCTTTGCCTCCTCAAAACAGCTTTGAAGGAAAGGACTGCCAAGATGTTCTCCTGCAAATAAACAACACATCTATCAAATTGTCCATcaattgtgacaaaatgatTATATTGTGAGAGAAGAATGTAGCCTACCTGCTGGTTTGGAGTGAGCAGGAACCAGGCAAATGCCCAGCACAAGAAGGGCAGAGAAAAGCatacctaaaataaataaatgtcagtaTAAAACTAAATTCATTTGTCGAAAAGGCATGCAAAAAATTATTTCTTCAGCACCACatcacataaaaaatatataaatataaaaaaagatctcTTTACCCGTTTCTGTGAAAATATCTGTGAAGATTTCAGTTTCTCTTGGAGATGTGGAATTTACGGTGTGGTCACCCTCTTTATATTCAGTGTGAGGCCCTGAGGTCCCGCCCCGGAGGTTGTACAGGTAATGCTACTGTCGGTAAAGAGCACTTCCTTCTTccttcttccttctctctctgctgaaggaaatcctttattttttatctactgtatttattgtttcagATTGGAAGGTAAACTGATAGGATGGATGTTTGTATTTAGCAAACTACATAATAAGTACCAGTGGCAGCTGTGATGGTGGTCGTCATGGTAACAGCAATTGTAATTGGGTTTTTAGTATTTTAGTATGAAGTGTGGAAAGAAATTCTTTCCAGTCCAATTCTGTGGCTGCAGAAGAGTTTTATTCACTGCACAGTGGAGACAGAATTTCACAAGAAGCTGTAGAATTCTCTCTGACCAGAATGAGTTTTATACAagtttacaaaaaacaacagaataaaGAAGACATTCAACTCACAAGTCTGTCTGAGCAGATTTGTATAAACTCAATACTGTCACAGTTGTGAACTTCTGTCTGACCCAGCATGGCCTTTAACAAAAGGTTTCACTCAGCCGACACACTAAATGAATTCATGATACACTAAAAGTCTGCTGATCAGGTAAAATAATGTGAGAACAGCTGAACATCATACAGAACAGCTGGAACATGAAAGAGAATATTAGAATAAGATGAGACTAAAACTGTTGGGTAAGTAATTTTCTTTTACAGAAgctatttgaataaaaaagtcTAAGTCattataataattttaatataGGTGTTTAAGGAGCATTTAGAACACATTTTAGAAATACTTCTTGACATCCTACATCCTGTGTGAATCATACTGTTCTGTTCATGATATTATACGACATAACTGGATCCAGTCTTTTCTCACTGGAGAAATAGTTTTTTAACCACAATTTTTAAAGAATGTTATACTCCATTTACTCCTTTATTGGTAGCCGACAGTAAAGAGGTTTGCAGCATTTTGACAGTTTTCTTGTTTTCACTCTACCGATTTCAGTTTACTGATGTTGCCATACAGTGTTACCACACAGAAACTGATTCACTTGAGAAAGTCTTTGAAAAGAGGAAGAAATTCACACATGTTCCTTAAGATAAAGAATCAACTGCACACTCAAATATAAGAGTTTATCCATCTTTAGCCTCTGATTAAATGAAAAATTACATCAGGTTTTTTTCCGCCCTTTTTGGCAGGTTTAGGTTGGTGTTCATGCCAGTGCTGTATTAACTGTAGGCGTATTACAGGTAAATAAGTAATAGGTTAAACGTGTGAGACATGGTTGTGCAATGAGGAAAAGGAAAGTCAGCCAACTATCAAACATATCTTTACCTTGAAACTGTATGTGCCTATTCGGGTGGGGATCCGGGAGGCTGCTGTTAATACAAAGAGCTTTTTATTGGAAAGCAAAATGGTCACAGATAACAAAACAAAGAACGGCTCcactgtgaaataaaaaaacgggACTTGTCCCTGATAACATGAATAACATACTTTAGGAGGCGAGAGATTAGCATCGTCAACCTTCTCCAGATGGATCAGTCATCCCACTGAGCCTTGGCCTTTGTTTCAACCAAGTCAGGTGTGAAAAGTATATCAGTCAAAAGAAAACTATGAAatttgtagggctgccacctcttagtcgattagtcgacttatcggacgttttggtcttagtcgactaagatttctttagttggtAAGtcatttttatgcttattcatgcctaattactcatttccaagaaacttatgagcacatttatggtaaacacaagatttaaagtggtgcttttgcaggattaattgtggagaaactcagttttacagatggttaattaactacatttatattgtgcttttctagtcttaaccacctctcaaagcgcacagctctgtcaagtaaatcaactaatcgattagtcgacaaaatcctataagtgttagtcgactaagaatttctttagtcgaggacagccctagaaatTTGCATGCTCCCTAAAGTATTGATGTATGCTTTGACTTACAAGATCTTCTGCAGGCAAAACTTGCAAATTTCCGGGAGGGCAACATCTCCCGTTGTTTGTGTCCTGTACCTGTACCCAACTGCGGGGCTGGATGTGCACACTACCCCCTTCTTtgctttaaaattatttaaagacAAATCTTAACTCATATTGCTTCATTCACTACAGTAGACATTGTTGAAAGTTGAGGAATAGGTTGCACATCATATTTCAGCTTTACAAAACACATCACGAGTGAGCATCAGTGAGCACAAGTGATTGATAGTGTGtacaattctttttttactttaatacgTGAAGGAAaggtaaaatataaatacaagaaGTTTTCATGCagaaatttttttattttaaatcacttttttctcATCAAGAGAGTTCAGGTTGTCTGTTAACAAAGACATTGTTACTTTTGTTGAGCATTAGTGTGTTTTCAACATTCACAGGAGAGTGTACTAATCATGTCCCTCTTTGAAGGAAgtcaaaaagcagaaattaacaGCAATGATTGAAACATTGTTGGTCAACCTCAGGGTTTAGCAAGAAATCCTATTGCTCCAGTGGGTTAGTTAGAGAGCTGTTTCTTCTGTATTTGACAAGGGGGGGGTTCTGCTGTGAAATTCTGCTTTTATAATCAAGCAACAATGCTTCACCATCAGAGAAACTCAAATGTTATACCTACGGTAATAAAATCAAATTGAAAACGCCAGGTTTTGCAGATGATCATTTAGTGAGCTGGAGCTTCAACAGTGCTTCATAGTTTAGTTGGTGATTCCCCATGTTCCAGGAATTAGAGCGGTTTTGGCCAATGCATGAGTCATTTATGCCATTTATCCTAACAATATCTTGGTAGACAAAGTTGCATAGTCCTCATGAACTATGGACATAATAAGGAAGCAGTGTTCTCGGCATGGGAGACAATAAATTCAAGGCGTCGCTCACCAGACTGTTTACCATTAAAGGAATTTCCAACATGCAAGGAATCTTATCCTATTTCTGATTGGACTGCCATTGGTTTCATGCAATCTTTTAAATAACTTTCATTAAACTCTATTTTATGCATATAAAAAGCTAGAAAAGAAGGGCAGGAGCTTATCTGTCCACCCAACTGAGGGCTTAATGAACATTGATAAATTTGCACAAAGAAAGTGCATACAAAATAGTACTAAACAACATCAGTTCTGCAGCAAACCATCCATGGATAAGAGACAAACTTGACAATGAAAAGTTCAGAGAAGAAAATGCAGATTTCTCATTTTGTAGACATCCTGTCTAAGTTTGTCTCACCGTGGAAACAGCCAAAATTATGAAGGTTATCAAATATGAGAATCAGCTTGCACGAACAATCAACAATTGTTTCTGTTGTACTATTGGAACGCATACTTGTCTGTTAAACAGGTTTATCATCCCTCACGACATCTAGAATGTTTAACGAAccattaataaataaacaaccTTCAGTGCAGTGTAAGGTCACCAACTGTCTTACTTTAGTTTTGTGGTGTCTTGCTAAACTAAAAGCCAGTTTGAGGAAAACAAGGTCACATCTTCTTTTTTCTCATATATATTTCcttttttcacacaaaaaaattcAGCTCAGAGAGGAATAAGCCTAAGACcacattacacaaaaaaaacatgtctcgTTGACTTAAACTTCTCTCAGACCCACTTCACCACTgtgcccccctcccccaacatTGATTGataaattgaataaataaattcaattaaattgataaacattaaaatggtttaaatagTCACACTATTTACACATAAAAACTGCTGACATGTCAAGTGAGTTTATCATTAGGACAGCTCACTTATCAAAACTGAACTTTAACTTTAGTACAGCTGTAAAAGCAATATATGATCTGTTGTGTCTGCATGGAATGTCAATATAGCTTCAATATTTGTGTACATTAACTaagtgatttattttgtgtAGTGTCTAATGATCCCCATGGATAAACTGGATTGTTGCAACAATAATAGTACATGTACAAATAGTATTACTGGGCATAAAACTACTGTTTTACGCAGCTACTAAGCTCGTTCACGTCTTACAACTAAAACTGATAGTTAATTACTAGCTAATTACTAATAGTTTTGGTGAGACATTTTCCCATCTGGATATCTGCTTTATTCAAAcatcacagacacaaagacgCTTGGTCGAATCTCAGAAATATCTGTTGATTATGTGGATAAACACATGCAATAAAAGACAGATAACAGTAGTCATTTGCTTGCTCTAATTTTATctagttttatattttgtggTGATTGACAGCACagacaaaattattttatttggcAAAGAAAAGCTTGTAATTAACCTGGCGCTCGTTCTTAAACTTGCTGATTCTGTCGCACATTTGGAGCCTGGAGGAAGCAGCGATGTGCAGAGTGTCAAAGCAATAAGTGAACTTTATGCTGCTTACCTCACTATATTCTCAACAGAAGGTACAATTAAATGTTGTAAAAGTGCTCAAATTACCAacatacagtaccagtcaacagtttggacacactttcccaTTCAAGTGAACAAGAAAGCATTTCCAAacctttgactggtactgtagtAGCAATACAAAGATCAATATTTTTTCACCTCAAGCTGGTATAGTATTTTTTGCATTGAATACTAAGCTATAAAAATAAGCTTTTTATAAACCACGTATAAACGACCAGCCCTTAGTTATGCtgctatagttttagactgctgggggacttcctatgacacactgagctcctctctcctcctctctcctcctctctctctccacctgtaTGCATTTATGTCCAAATAATGCATGTTACTAACTTAGTTTCTTCCCCTTGTGTTTTCTCGCTGCAGATTCCCTTGGATTGTGGGTGTGGCTGCTGCCATGGTCCTGCTTGATGCccactactattattattattagtcatagttctataatctttactgttactataattgacacatttcatttcattatacCAACTcctataattattatgagtcATATTTCTGTGTTTATTATAGTTAGGTATTATTCCCCCTCCCATTTCAGCTCTACCTCAGTACATGTAACTGTCGAGCTGCTCTGTGggctacacagacacacatcgtTCTGCTGTTTGTTTGGCTTTTTGTGAATGATCGCTATGCCCTATGTTCAGAGGGTGTCCATGCAGACTGGTGACTGGTGTCTGTGCACtgtaggtatgtatgtatgtatgtatatactatgttatgttgtatttttctaTTTCCTAAACAGCAgttaatgtatgtgtatgtgtccaagacaaatttccttcagaacaataaagtctatcttatcttattttcaGAAGTTTTGTGTGCGAAAATCTTACTTTGTAAAGTAATTAACGGTGGCAAATAACTGTAGAAAAGTATAAGCAATTTCCCTTTGAATTGTAGTGGGGGGTGGtaatggtgcagtggatatgacacatgcttttggtgtgggagacttgggttcgattcccactgcgatacatcaaccaatgtgtccctgagcaagaaaCTTAACCCCTAGtagctccagaggtgtgtgacctctgacatatatagatcaattgtaagtcgctttggataaaagcgtcagctaaatgacatgttatgtaatgTAGACTTTTTGCAGATTTGAACAATACACACTGAATTATATACTTTAGGCTGAATGCTTATATGCTGAACTTAGCATTTGATCTTAACATGCTTACAGTTAGCATAATAAAtatgttaacatgctgacatTTAGCATGTAACATTTGGCACGTTCAAATGCATTTACTAATTGAATGTTGTTTCTAAGGCTTACACTGAAGCCATTTATAAGGTTGATAGAATTTTAGCAGAAGGCTATAAAGATGATTAAAAATAAGTTTTAGTATGACCTgaatggatttttcttttttttttttaaatactcttgaatgttttatgtaaaacactTTGAATTGACTTGTTACTGTAAAAAGTCATTCAGTTTTCAAAAGAAGCAGGAAGCAGGAAGTTTATGGACCTGTATCGTATAACTTTAACTTGTAATCCCTGTAATGATTGAGTCAGAACACATTCACCAAGCAGCAGGCACAGATGAGataaaacacaaagcttttgaGGACACAAAAAACTGAGAATCAGTCAAGTAGAACAAGATTAACCTGACAAGGATGACATTATGGTTTGCATCTAGGGTTTCTAACAACTACTAGCAACACAATAATGATCtaataaataagaaaattatCTTTACAATGACAGTAAAAACTATTATTATGAAATGATACCCTAtaagcaaaagaaaataaaagactgtATCGGTCAGTCAATCAATCTATAGTAAGTGAGATGATAAAAGTGTACTAACAGAGGCTTCAGGGCAACGATGTCACCAGCCCTAAGGCAGATGTTATGCAGGACGACACATGCTGCTAAGACCTGAAATTAtaatatagtaaaaaaaaaagaaaaagaaataatacctcttgaaaaaaaaaaatcaccctgTTGAATTCACTCTTCTTCAATACTCTACAAAATCCTGTTGAGTGATTACTTACATGAGGAACAAAGATGTGGTGCACCTCCAGCGCTTGCAGGAAGATGGCCCAGGATATGgtcgtcaacctcccaaaagaACGCTCTATAATGGAGCGTGCCCTGGAAAGATGGTAGTTGGCACGCTGGGCTCCCACACCTTGTTCTGGCCTCTTGTAAGCAGAGATAAAGGGGAGTGGCTGTTGGAGGCACAGGTACCCTGCGTCTGCGAGGATAAAGTGCCCTGGAGGAGAGTAGACCTCCTATATGGCAGAGCACTGTTTAGTCATGGACTGACCCAGgccagcacacatacagtaggtgtTAATGAAGAGGCCCTGATGGTCACAAACAGCCTGCAGGATAAATAAAGGGAACATTTACCTGTTCCTTTAGCTCTATTAGGGCTGCTGGGTGGCTTCAACCGGACATGACAGCCGACGATTGCTCCAGCTGCTCTCATGAAGGCTGTGTGTCTTGCCAGCCCTGTAAACCCAAGGGATACTCCTCCAGGTCTCCCGGGTCTTCGGGAGGTGTATGACCATGTGGCGAATGGCCACCTACTCCTGAGTGACTCTGTGGACGACACGGTGGATATTGGAACAATGCATTACAAACACTCAGGGGACCATCCTGTATGATGCCCCGCTTCCCAGCCAGAAGAGCATCACCAGGGTTTTAATTGTGGCAACCCATCCGATTCCATTCCTGATTGAGAAGGTCCAGATCCTCCCTGCTCTGTGTGTCTTAAACCCAGGAACACTTAGATTTATACTGTGGTACAGTGGTCTGGGCTGGTTTAGGGAAAGAAGGAGAATAACTGTTGAATAAACAATAGCTAGATATGAACTGTGGATCTATCTATTTTTCTAGCTGGCTTAGCTGATTAATCACAAACCCTTTAAAATGATTACAGTAAGGTTAGGgttattttaaatatgaaattatattATCAAAGTTAAATGACATTAGCCATATAAACTATGTTAACTAtagctaatgttaacattaACTGTTGGCTAAATGTACTCAGCTTAACCTTGTTGTGGAGACATTTCACATAACACACAGAGGAACATTCAGATGATCACCAAAGTATGTAGGAATCCTCATCTGGGGACCATACATGTCTGCAAATGTTTTTTACAGCAATCCATTGAAtagttttaaagatattttagtCTAGATCAAAGTAGTGGACAGGCAGACCGATGGGTATTGCCATCCGTAATAAAATGTTAAAGCCCCTTGAAtttgtatctgtgtttataGCATCTTTCAAATTATTCTAATAGCAAAGGTTTTATAGACAAATGAGGCTAACGCAGTAAAAACTAGTGCACTCTctgtgttgctttcagcccatcCATCTAAGTGTCCCCAGGTCAGATCAATGGGACAGGAAGGTAGTTACATGCATTACTCTCTGCCACAATGTGTTATGTGAAGCTACCAATAGGAGTCGCCAGAGTAATATGGCCATGTCTGACAATGTGGTAGGGTGGTCTGTGGTTACTCTTAAGATTAACTTAATAAAATAACACTGCTTTTGAAGAAAAAGGGTTGAAATCGCTGAAATTGTAGGGACTTTAAATGTacaaatacacttaaaaagagTAACCTATAACCAGAGGTAAACAGCTCTGAAAGTACAGAAGCCCATTCAGAATGACAGGTGTGTTCCACAAACATCAAATGATGAGATTTAAGGTGGTACTGACTGCCTTACATGTTTTCTTTAGTTATTTGTTTATATCATTGCAATTTCTGGAAAGCTGGAAACCAAACTTGAAACAACGCAGCCACTGCACATTTGAATTATAATTACAGTACATTTGTAAACACATTTGAACAACATTAAGTTTTCACACCTTGGTGTGAGGAACTGAATATGAAACTTGACTAATATTAGCTTATTGAGGGACTGAGAAAAAAACAGTTCCTCTATGCTTGAAAACAATTGTCTTATCACACTAACATCTGGTTGGTGGGAGCTATAGGTGGCAGGTGGGCCCTGTCAGATATAAGCTGTGCTCTCAGTTCCCTGTACAGACCTCAGGAGGGAAGACAGACGTTCAACTAAAAGCCTGAAAATAACAGACGATGGCCTCGCTCAAGATTTCTTTGCTTCTCTTCGTTTGTCTTGAAGGCTGTGGTGAGACTatgattaattattaattattaagtgaatatttaaaaaagtcaaGTGATTAGAGATATTACGATGAGGATTATTAATGATGAATATTACCCCCTGCAGTTCTGACTTCAACTCTTAATGTTGATGGCTTGCAAAATGTTCCAGATGCCCTGAGAGCAGTAAGTTTAGGATTTTGATTTCTTATGACAAAAtaatattttgcattcaaaacaCAAATAACAACATTTTGATGTGCAGGTTGTATG contains:
- the mpx gene encoding eosinophil peroxidase, whose translation is MLFSALLVLGICLVPAHSKPAGEHLGSPFLQSCFEEAKKLVDDAYKYSREESLRRVRREVVRPHDALRLLKQPRGDTRSAVRSADYMAQTLRLLHERVHHVHKRSLNATDLLTREDLLKLSKISGCEAQVILPSCPSTPNLNKYRTATSVCNNIKNPRLGASNTPFARWLPAEYDDGISQPKGFNRNRKINNFLLPLVRQVSNNILSTTDAGVVNDTEYTHMVTLFGQWNDHDLTFTPFSPSIRSFSNGLNCDESCENSEPCVPIQIPPGDPRLPSGPNSCIPAFRSAPACGTGYSAYNFGGEPNKREQINALTAFLDLGQVYGSDEKLSLFLRDLESDAGLLRVNTEFRDNNRELLPFNPLQVNMCATRRKITNNTNAREVPCFIAGDGRVDENIALTSIHTLFMREHNRLARELKRLNPQWDGETLYQEARKIMGAYTQVFVFRDYLPHIVGPDAMRRQLGQYPGYNPNVDPSIANVFATAAYRFAHLAIQPFLGRLDANYREDPQFPSVPLFKAFFTPWRIIFEGGIDPVLRGLIGRPAKLNTQDHMMVDALRERLFQFVMHLALDLGSLNMERGRDHGLAGYNAWRRFCGLSQPRNQQELAQVMNNNDLARRLLQLYGTADNIDIWMGGVAEPFVNGGRVGPLFACLIATQFQKIRQGDRLWYENPGVFTPAQRAALSTTSLSKIICDNTGITAVPSDAYSVLSNRNRLVNCANLRRLNLAPWRETVRSNQIVNQLESQDPPDLQTNEIS